One genomic region from Thermoleptolyngbya sichuanensis A183 encodes:
- a CDS encoding HAD family hydrolase, with translation MLLDLPNSIRLIATDMDGTLTRRGKFTPLLLQALEVLQSAGIPVVIVTGRSAGWVQGVVSYLPVAGAIAENGGVFLPGDTEPEFLVHVPDLADHRRSLADLFHDLQNTFPKIQEAPDNRFRLTDWTFDVRGLSAADLQTMGDRCQDAGWGFTYSTVQCHIKPAAQDKASALEQVLQRHFPPLVWTNWHHNNAQQDAIKNLLNRS, from the coding sequence ATGCTCCTAGACTTGCCAAATTCAATTCGCCTGATTGCCACCGACATGGATGGGACGCTGACCCGCCGGGGCAAGTTTACGCCGCTGCTGCTGCAAGCGCTGGAAGTCCTGCAATCGGCAGGCATTCCAGTGGTGATAGTGACGGGGCGATCGGCGGGCTGGGTGCAGGGCGTGGTGTCGTATCTGCCCGTAGCGGGGGCGATCGCCGAAAATGGCGGCGTGTTTCTTCCCGGAGACACCGAGCCGGAGTTCCTGGTTCATGTGCCTGATCTGGCCGATCATCGGCGATCGCTGGCCGATCTCTTTCACGACCTTCAAAACACGTTTCCCAAAATCCAGGAAGCCCCCGACAACCGCTTCCGGCTGACGGACTGGACGTTTGATGTGCGGGGCTTGTCGGCAGCGGATTTGCAAACGATGGGCGATCGCTGCCAGGACGCGGGCTGGGGCTTTACCTACAGCACCGTGCAGTGCCATATCAAGCCTGCTGCTCAGGACAAAGCCAGCGCCTTAGAACAAGTTTTGCAGCGGCACTTTCCCCCTTTAGTTTGGACTAACTGGCATCACAATAATGCTCAACAGGATGCCATAAAGAATCTGCTCAACCGTTCATAA
- a CDS encoding NF041680 family putative transposase, protein MIFNELQQFRQTLYASLGNARDALFDLMDAVLVSACIVSFVRLSQSPVFRRQWSSTYEALRDSRLPRSKVLKLLVQQIPTQQQPLLAGDASRWNRPAARRLKDRTLSGRTGHAPIAGQNYSTLAWIAEDRGSWALPLRHERITSFETPASKAAFQLKQVTRQLAVRPLAIYDRGYGNASFVNQTAGIEADLLLRVTSNRCVYGAPPAYRGRGAPAKHGHKMKLNDPDTWSVPVETVEVDDPNWGRVRVSRWSAYHFRKSPKRAMEVLRVEVLETQSSTRRLAPLWLVWLGEQMPPLETLWLHYLRRFAIEHWYRFAKQRLYWTHPQFSSVSATEQWSSLMPLLSWQLWLARKDCTDHPLPWQAPQETLTPGRVAQAFAGILAAIGTPAPAPKPRGKSPGRGKGHKPTPRPCYPMVKKRASKRKTSEQSLNSPVATAA, encoded by the coding sequence ATGATTTTCAACGAACTTCAGCAATTTCGCCAAACGTTGTATGCCAGCTTGGGAAACGCCAGAGATGCCCTGTTTGATCTGATGGATGCCGTGTTAGTGAGTGCGTGCATCGTGTCGTTTGTGAGGCTATCGCAGAGTCCTGTCTTTCGTCGCCAGTGGTCGAGCACCTATGAAGCGTTGCGCGATAGCCGCCTACCCCGATCAAAGGTGCTGAAGCTGTTGGTGCAGCAGATACCGACTCAGCAGCAACCGTTGTTGGCAGGTGATGCGAGTCGGTGGAACCGTCCTGCTGCCAGGCGTTTGAAAGACCGCACCTTATCAGGCAGAACAGGACATGCCCCGATAGCCGGACAAAACTACAGTACCTTAGCCTGGATTGCTGAAGACAGGGGCAGTTGGGCATTACCATTGCGGCATGAGCGCATCACCAGCTTTGAAACACCCGCCAGTAAAGCGGCATTCCAACTCAAACAAGTGACTCGGCAGTTAGCGGTGCGTCCGTTGGCGATCTACGACCGAGGGTACGGCAATGCCAGTTTTGTCAACCAAACGGCAGGGATTGAGGCAGACTTGCTGCTGCGGGTTACATCCAATCGATGTGTCTATGGCGCGCCCCCAGCGTATCGAGGGCGAGGCGCACCTGCCAAGCATGGACATAAGATGAAACTCAATGACCCTGACACTTGGAGTGTCCCGGTCGAAACCGTTGAAGTCGATGATCCCAACTGGGGACGAGTGCGGGTCAGTCGTTGGAGTGCATACCATTTCCGCAAATCCCCCAAACGGGCAATGGAAGTGTTGCGCGTGGAGGTGCTGGAGACACAGAGCAGCACGCGACGCTTGGCTCCTTTGTGGTTAGTTTGGCTGGGTGAGCAGATGCCTCCGTTAGAAACCCTGTGGTTGCACTACCTCCGTCGCTTTGCCATTGAACACTGGTATCGCTTTGCCAAGCAGAGGCTATATTGGACACATCCCCAGTTCAGTTCTGTATCGGCAACCGAACAGTGGAGCAGCCTGATGCCGTTGCTCAGTTGGCAGTTGTGGTTAGCGCGAAAGGACTGTACTGACCACCCCTTGCCCTGGCAGGCACCGCAAGAAACGTTGACTCCGGGTCGGGTCGCACAAGCGTTTGCAGGCATTTTGGCAGCGATTGGCACCCCTGCTCCTGCGCCTAAACCTCGTGGTAAATCGCCAGGACGAGGCAAGGGGCACAAGCCAACTCCTCGTCCCTGCTATCCGATGGTCAAAAAACGAGCCTCGAAACGCAAGACATCCGAACAATCCCTGAACAGTCCGGTTGCAACAGCAGCTTAA